A region from the Kryptolebias marmoratus isolate JLee-2015 linkage group LG9, ASM164957v2, whole genome shotgun sequence genome encodes:
- the LOC108228324 gene encoding ubiquitin-conjugating enzyme E2 2-like — MALKRISKELTDLSRDPPAQCSAGPVGEDMFHWQATIMGPPDSPYQGGVFFLTIHFPTDYPFKPPKVAFTTRIYHPNINSNGSICLDILRSQWSPALTISKVLLSICSLLCDPNPDDPLVPEIARIYKTDPVRYNKTAQDWTQKYAM, encoded by the exons ATGGCTTTAAAACGGATCTCTAAG GAGCTCACCGACCTGTCCAGAGACCCTCCGGCCCAATGTTCTGCCGGGCCCGTCGGTGAAGACA TGTTTCACTGGCAAGCTACGATTATGGGTCCT CCCGACAGTCCGTATCAGGGCGGCGTGTTTTTCCTCACGATTCATTTCCCGACAGATTATCCCTTCAAACCGCCCAAG GTCGCCTTCACAACCAGAATCTATCACCCAAATATTAACAGTAACGGCAGCATCTGCCTGGACATTTTGAGATCTCAGTGGTCTCCGGCGTTAACGATCTCTAAAG TCCTTTTGTCCATTTGTTCTCTGTTATGTGACCCGAACCCTGACGACCCGTTAGTGCCAGAGATCGCCCGCATCTACAAAACAGACCCCGTCAG GTACAACAAGACGGCTCAGGACTGGACTCAGAAATACGCCATGTGA
- the LOC108228943 gene encoding diacylglycerol kinase theta yields the protein MAESGRPGSADPAAANGRAASPMAVKKSPGPRSRYQSSGPGHCFKRVTLTKPTFCHGCSDFIWGLLGFLCEGCNFMCHEKCLKTLRTVCTCMAPSQVQAPMAHCFGPAGQKKRFCCVCRKQTEGSTALRCEVCELHVHADCAAFTCADCRICHLDGNLQQLDTFHHHWREGNLASAARCEVCRRSCGSSEVLAGMRCEWCGITSHAACYLSVPTECILGRLRCMLLHPACVRLESRNFSKMHSYRITESCSLDLDNSDAVDPSAAAAKDVQPAPPESGKQVLKVFDGDDAVKRSSFRLVSISRAPRNEEVEAALRAFYLPNEPSNFELQEVCVLQRPASDDVLNRNAGAPDNRGSLKDTSDSCLLRAKPRNSESIKVYTSWARSSAAFVSVSVSETSTAASVLSEVLLQLKGQKDGGSCSLESPGKVLDEDVSNFSLQEVYMSSKQVQRQTLSPQEKVLDKLQEIRKVSLRQMNQTRFYLVENRNPAVQVNLLIGGLPLQKTKEEYVQLLQKHLAVKSHLVTVSQIYGSQGAVALQISCFSEAERIYMLAKDTSVENKLLSSLVIPEIEHNKLGADVCPLLLFVNPKSGGLKGRELLYSFRKLLNPHQVFDLCNGGPLAGLHTFRNVPRFRVLVCGGDGTVGWVLGVLEAVRHKLVCREPPIGIVPLGTGNDLARILRWGSGYSSDDPNHILVSVDEADEVLMDRWTILLDARDVSEEGKDNGFLEPPKIVQMSNYFGVGIDAQLSLDFHQAREDEPDKFTSRFHNKGVYVKVGLQKISHTRSLHKELQLQVDNENVPLPNIEGLIFLNIPSWGSGADLWGSEVDSRFRKPSINDGLLEVVGVTGVVHMGQVQSGLRSGIRIAQGTYVRLTVRNHLPVQVDGEPWIQPPGLIIISAAGPKVRMLRRSKQKQKKSSAVRDGRSESPSSRDGGH from the exons ATGGCTGAGTCGGGCCGGCCCGGTTCGGCGGACCCTGCCGCCGCGAACGGTCGGGCAGCGAGCCCGATGGCCGTGAAGAAGTCTCCGGGTCCCCGGTCCCGGTACCAGAGCTCCGGGCCGGGTCACTGCTTCAAGCGGGTCACCCTGACCAAACCCACCTTCTGCCACGGCTGCAGCGACTTCATCTGGGGGCTCCTCGGCTTCCTGTGTGAGG GCTGTAACTTCATGTGTCATGAGAAATGTCTGAAGACGCTGCGGACCGTGTGTACCTGCATGGCTCCTTCTCAGGTGCAG GCGCCGATGGCTCACTGCTTCGGTCCAGCGGGTCAGAAGAAACGTTTCTGCTGCGTCTGCAGGAAACAGACGGAGGGAAGCACCGCGCTGCGCTGCGAAG tgtgtgagCTGCACGTCCACGCCGACTGCGCTGCCTTCACCTGCGCCGACTGTCGGATCTGCCACCTGGACGGGAACCTGCAGCAG CTGGACACGTTCCACCACCACTGGAGGGAGGGGAACCTGGCGTCCGCGGCCAGGTGTGAGGTTTGTCGCCGCTCCTGTGGCTCCTCGGAGGTCCTGGCGGGGATGAGGTGCGAGTGGTGCGGCATCACG AGCCACGCGGCGTGTTACCTGAGCGTGCCGACAGAGTGCATTCTGGGTCGTCTGCGGTGCATGCTGCTGCATCCGGCCTGCGTCCGCCTCGAGTCCAGAAACTTCAGCAAGATGCACAGTTACCGCATCACGGAGAGCTGCAGCCTCGACCtgg ATAACTCGGACGCTGTCGATCCgtctgctgcagcagctaaaGACGTTCAGCCGGCGCCTCCAGAATCAG GTAAGCAGGTTCTGAAAGTGTTTGACGGGGATGATGCAGTCAAGCGCAGCTCCTTTCGATTGGTTTCCATCTCCAGAGCCCCGAGGAATGAGGAAGTG GAGGCGGCGCTGAGGGCTTTCTACCTGCCCAATGAGCCCAGCAACTTTGAGCTGCAAGAGGTTTGCGTCCTGCAGCGTCCCGCCAGCGACGACGTCCTGAACCGGAACGCCGGCGCTCCGGACAACCGAGGGTCTCTGAAGGACACGAGTGACTCCTGCCTGCTGAGGGCCAAACCCCGAAACTCTGAAAGCATCAAGGTGTACACCAGCTGGGCCAG gtcaagTGCAGCTTTCGTCTCCGTCTCCGTCTCCGAGACGAGCACCGCCGCGTCCGTCCTCAGCGAAgtcctcctccagctgaaggGACAGAAGGACGGCGGCTCCTGCAGCCTGGAAAGTCCTGGAAAAGTTCTG GATGAAGACGTGTCAAACTTCAGTCTGCAGGAAGTTTACATGAGCAGCAAACAAG tCCAGAGACAAACGCTGAGTCCTCAGGAGAAGGTTTTGGACAAACTGCAGGAGATCAGAAAG GTGTCTCTGCGGCAGATGAACCAGACTCGGTTCTACCTGGTGGAGAACAGGAACCCGGCCGTGCAGGTCAACCTGCTGATTGGAGGACTGCCCCTCCAGAAGACCAAGGAGGAGTACGTCCAGCTGCTCCAAAAACATCTGGCTGTGAAGA GTCACCTGGTCACCGTCAGCCAAATCTATGGCAGTCAAG GGGCCGTGGCGTTACAGATCTCCTGTTTCTCTGAAGCTGAGAGGATCTACATGTTGGCTAAAGACACGTCTGTGGAGAACAAGCTGCTGAGCTCGCTGGTGATCCCAGAGATCGAG cacaacaaGCTGGGCGCCGACGTCTGCcccctgctgctgtttgtgaacCCAAAGAGCGGCGGGCTGAAGGGCCGAGAGCTCCTCTACAGCTTCAGGAAGCTGCTGAACCCTCACCAGGTCTTCGACCTCTGCAACGGAGGACCGCTGGCTGG TCTGCACACGTTCCGGAACGTTCCGAGGTTCCGGGTTCTGGTCTGCGGGGGTGACGGGACGGTCGGCTGGGTCCTGGGAGTTCTGGAGGCCGTCAGGCACAAACTGGTCTGCAGGGAACCGCCCATCGGCATCGTCCCGCTGGGAACAG GTAACGACTTGGCTCGGATCCTGCGCTGGGGGTCTGGTTACAGCAGCGACGACCCGAACCACATCCTGGTGTCGGTGGACGAGGCCGATGAGGTTCTGATGGACCGCTGGACCATCCTGCTGGACGCCCGGGACGTCTCCGAAGAGGGAAAGGACAACGGCTTCCTGGAACCGCCCAAG ATCGTCCAGATGAGCAACTACTTCGGTGTCGGCATCGACGCGCAGCTCAGCCTGGACTTCCATCAGGCCCGGGAGGACGAACCGGATAAGTTCACCAGCAG GTTCCATAACAAAGGTGTGTACGTTAAGGTGGGTCTGCAGAAGATCAGCCACACCCGAAGTCTCCacaaagagctgcagcttcaggtgGACAACGAGAACGTCCCGTTACCCAACATCGAGGGGCTGATCTTCCTCAACATCCCCAG CTGGGGCTCCGGTGCTGATTTGTGGGGGTCAGAGGTCGACAGTCGATTCAGGAAGCCGAGCATCAATGACGGGCTGCTGGAGGTGGTGGGGGTCACCGGGGTCGTTCACATG GGCCAGGTCCAGAGCGGTCTGAGGTCGGGGATCCGGATCGCTCAGGGGACCTACGTCAGGCTCACGGTTAGAAATCACCTCCCTGTCCAGGTGGATGGAGAGCCGTGGATCCAACCGCCGGGACTCATCATCATCTCTGCTGCCGGGCCCAAG GTTCGGATGCTGAGGAGGtccaaacagaagcagaagaagtcTTCGGCTGTCAGGGACGGGCGCTCGGAAAGTCCGTCCTCCAGAGACGGGGGACACTGA